The proteins below come from a single Tenuifilum thalassicum genomic window:
- a CDS encoding AlbA family DNA-binding domain-containing protein, whose translation MSRYIANLISRGEGLTLDFKHSITDSRKIARSLVAFANTAGGNLLIGVKDNGNIAGVNSDEEYYMVEAASQLYCKPEVPFEVVRWDINEKTILEVKVKPSKRKPHKAPDKSGKYKAYIRINDQNIVASHVQLKIWKAQKSKKPINMLLGEVENTLIEYLKKNSSITIDKFSRIGFISLSEAERILIDMTVMGLVEYKNLHDQDIFLLNIQNKT comes from the coding sequence GTGAGTCGATATATAGCAAACCTTATTTCCCGGGGCGAAGGGCTGACCCTTGATTTTAAGCATTCAATCACCGATTCTCGCAAGATTGCTCGGTCGCTTGTTGCTTTTGCCAATACTGCTGGTGGTAATCTTCTTATTGGTGTTAAAGATAATGGAAACATTGCCGGGGTAAATAGCGATGAGGAATACTACATGGTTGAGGCGGCATCACAACTATACTGTAAACCAGAGGTTCCTTTCGAAGTAGTTAGATGGGATATTAACGAAAAAACTATTTTAGAGGTTAAGGTAAAACCTTCAAAACGAAAACCACACAAGGCACCCGATAAATCTGGAAAATACAAAGCCTATATCCGCATAAACGATCAAAATATTGTTGCTTCGCATGTTCAGCTTAAAATATGGAAAGCGCAAAAAAGCAAAAAGCCCATTAACATGCTTCTGGGTGAGGTGGAGAACACGCTTATCGAATACCTTAAAAAAAACAGTAGCATCACAATCGATAAGTTTAGCCGAATTGGATTTATTTCCCTTTCAGAGGCTGAGCGAATTCTCATTGATATGACAGTTATGGGATTAGTCGAATATAAAAATTTACACGATCAGGATATTTTTCTGTTAAATATCCAAAACAAAACATAA
- a CDS encoding NifU family protein has translation MSKEQIVEKVEKSIEVIRPFLQNDGGDISLVEVTDDLVVKVKLLGACGSCPYSIMTLKNGVEQAIIRDVPEIKEVVAVNLNI, from the coding sequence ATGTCTAAAGAACAAATTGTTGAAAAAGTAGAAAAGTCGATTGAGGTTATCCGTCCTTTCCTTCAGAACGATGGAGGTGATATCTCTCTTGTTGAGGTAACCGACGATTTGGTAGTTAAAGTGAAACTTCTTGGAGCATGCGGTAGCTGCCCTTACAGCATTATGACACTTAAAAATGGTGTTGAGCAGGCTATCATTCGTGATGTTCCTGAAATAAAAGAAGTGGTTGCTGTTAACTTAAACATTTAA
- the lipA gene encoding lipoyl synthase, translating into MGRLRKPEWLKIKLPGGEGYAQVNSVVKQHGLHTICSSGMCPNIAKCWGNGVATLMILGDICTRSCKFCATTTGKPLPPDPNEPIKVARTVKLMGLSYCVITSVDRDDLPDRGAAHWRDTVKVVKAENPGTSVEVLIPDFDGKSELIDIFLESQPDVVGHNLETVERLTPQVRTKASYGRSLQVLEYIAKRGFRVKSGIMLGLGETHEEVIQTLDDLLSVGCKMVTIGQYLQPRPNNLPVQRYVTPGEFDELKQIALEKGFEFAECGPLVRSSYHADKAKHLVKGCCS; encoded by the coding sequence ATGGGACGTTTACGAAAACCTGAATGGCTTAAGATTAAGCTACCTGGTGGCGAGGGATATGCACAGGTAAACTCTGTTGTAAAACAACATGGTTTGCACACCATATGTAGTAGTGGGATGTGTCCGAACATAGCCAAGTGCTGGGGTAATGGTGTGGCTACCTTGATGATCTTAGGCGATATTTGTACACGTTCCTGTAAGTTTTGTGCCACAACCACAGGCAAACCTCTCCCTCCTGACCCCAATGAGCCCATTAAGGTTGCCCGTACTGTTAAGCTAATGGGGTTAAGTTACTGTGTTATTACATCCGTTGACCGCGATGATTTACCTGATCGAGGCGCAGCACATTGGCGTGATACTGTTAAAGTTGTTAAAGCTGAAAATCCTGGTACATCGGTTGAGGTTCTTATCCCTGACTTTGACGGAAAATCTGAATTAATTGACATTTTTCTGGAGTCGCAACCCGATGTGGTAGGTCATAATCTGGAAACCGTTGAGCGTTTGACTCCGCAGGTTAGAACTAAGGCTAGTTATGGGCGTAGCTTGCAAGTGTTAGAATATATTGCTAAGCGTGGTTTTAGAGTTAAATCGGGGATTATGCTTGGTCTTGGTGAAACACACGAAGAGGTTATTCAAACCCTCGACGATTTACTTTCAGTAGGATGTAAAATGGTTACTATTGGCCAATACCTGCAGCCCCGTCCAAATAACCTTCCCGTTCAACGCTATGTTACCCCTGGGGAGTTTGATGAGCTTAAACAGATTGCCCTTGAAAAAGGGTTTGAGTTTGCCGAATGCGGCCCATTGGTACGATCGTCGTACCATGCCGATAAGGCTAAACATTTGGTTAAAGGCTGTTGCTCTTAA
- the rpoN gene encoding RNA polymerase factor sigma-54: MLKQRLQQKLLQKLSPQQIQMIKLLEIPTMLLEQRIKKELEENPILEEVETDEPAAEPEMVLPDDNKEGNDDEFSLEDYMNDDDVPTYKLYSNNSSYDDKREEIPFSTGVSFHDYLENQLGMADLSEHEKQLGLYLIGNIDGDGYIRRKLSAIADDIAFSLGIETNEDELERILWVIQEFDPPGVGARDLQECLLIQIKAKENQNKATQNAYKILKYHFDEFIKKHYDKISSRLNLSDDELKEAIDEILKLNPKPGGSFTDPYDQSAQHIIPDFILEYEDGEFRLSLNSKNVPELRISKEYSDMIENYSYNKEFSTTQEREAIAFVKQKIDSAKWFIDALKQRQNTLLTTMEAILDYQKEYFRDGDESKLKPMILKDIAERTGLDISTISRVANSKYIQTHFGIFPLKHFFSEGMQTDSGEQVSTREIKQILAECVENEDKKKPLTDEQLMEILKSKGYPIARRTVAKYREQLGIPVARLRKELN; the protein is encoded by the coding sequence ATGCTCAAGCAGAGGTTACAACAAAAGCTACTTCAGAAGCTTTCGCCACAGCAAATTCAGATGATTAAGCTGTTGGAGATTCCAACCATGCTGCTTGAGCAACGCATAAAAAAGGAGCTAGAGGAAAATCCAATTCTAGAAGAGGTAGAAACGGATGAGCCAGCCGCTGAACCAGAGATGGTGCTCCCCGACGATAACAAGGAGGGAAACGACGATGAGTTTTCGCTTGAGGATTACATGAACGACGATGATGTTCCTACGTATAAGCTTTACTCAAACAACTCATCATACGACGATAAGCGCGAGGAGATACCTTTCTCTACTGGAGTTTCTTTTCACGACTATCTGGAGAACCAGCTTGGCATGGCCGACCTTTCTGAGCACGAAAAGCAGCTTGGACTTTACTTAATTGGTAACATTGATGGTGATGGGTATATCCGCCGTAAGCTATCGGCCATTGCCGATGATATTGCATTCTCGTTAGGAATTGAAACCAATGAGGATGAGCTGGAACGTATCCTTTGGGTTATTCAAGAGTTTGACCCACCTGGCGTTGGCGCACGTGACCTTCAGGAATGCCTTCTTATCCAAATCAAAGCTAAGGAAAATCAGAATAAAGCAACTCAAAATGCGTATAAAATTCTAAAATACCATTTCGACGAGTTCATCAAAAAGCACTACGACAAAATCTCATCGCGACTTAACCTTTCGGATGATGAGCTAAAGGAGGCCATAGACGAAATACTAAAGCTTAACCCAAAGCCAGGAGGCAGTTTTACCGACCCTTATGACCAATCGGCTCAACATATCATTCCCGACTTTATTTTGGAATACGAGGATGGCGAATTTCGTCTCAGCTTAAACTCAAAAAACGTACCCGAACTCCGCATAAGCAAGGAGTACTCCGATATGATTGAAAACTACTCCTATAACAAGGAGTTTAGCACAACCCAAGAGCGAGAGGCCATTGCTTTTGTAAAACAAAAAATCGATTCTGCAAAATGGTTTATCGATGCTCTTAAGCAAAGGCAAAATACCTTGCTTACAACCATGGAGGCCATTCTCGATTACCAAAAGGAGTACTTCCGCGATGGCGATGAGAGCAAGTTAAAACCTATGATTCTAAAGGATATTGCTGAAAGAACTGGACTTGATATATCAACCATTTCGCGTGTGGCAAACAGTAAGTACATTCAAACCCACTTTGGAATATTTCCTCTTAAACATTTCTTTAGCGAGGGCATGCAAACCGATTCGGGCGAGCAGGTTTCTACTAGAGAAATTAAGCAAATACTTGCCGAGTGCGTAGAGAACGAGGATAAGAAAAAGCCGCTTACCGATGAACAGCTAATGGAAATACTAAAAAGCAAAGGTTATCCAATTGCACGACGTACTGTTGCTAAGTATCGGGAACAGCTAGGTATACCTGTTGCACGGCTTAGAAAAGAACTAAACTAA
- the recJ gene encoding single-stranded-DNA-specific exonuclease RecJ: MEKRWVFKDPGDPSIVRSLAKEINVNETIASLLVQRGITTFDEAKRFFRPSLKDLYDPFLMKDMDVAVERIDLAVRRGESILFYGDYDVDGTTAVSLMYSFFRKRYSKVGFYIPDRYNEGYGVSQKGVDFAFENGYSLVVSLDCGIKAIEKVKYAKQRNIDFIICDHHLPGDTIPEAVAVLDPKRPDCKYPFKELSGCGVGFKLIQGYCKKTGIPEDESYHYLDLLAVSIASDIVPIVDENRVLAYYGLEKLNNNPSRGLKTIIRIAGLEEQNIGIDDIVFRIGPRINAAGRMESGNTAVDLLCATNDVSAYEVGALIDSCNNDRKHVDRSITHEALRMIASDKRLQHSNSTVLFNPNWHKGVVGIVASRLIETYYRPTVVLTKSGDLATGSARSVQGYDLYQAIEACSDLLENFGGHMYAAGLTMKVDRVEEFKQRFEEYVSKTITPEMLTPQIDIDAKISLDEINDRFYNILRQFQPFGPGNMAPVFVSEDVVDTGEGRLVGSEKEHLKLTLMQDGNNQKYDAIAFQMAEYYKPIHYGQPFDVCYTIYENVFRGKTTLQLRVKDIKIKR; encoded by the coding sequence ATGGAAAAACGATGGGTTTTCAAGGATCCGGGCGATCCTAGTATTGTAAGATCTTTAGCCAAAGAGATAAACGTCAACGAAACTATTGCCTCATTGCTTGTCCAACGCGGGATAACTACCTTTGATGAGGCTAAACGTTTCTTCCGTCCTTCCCTAAAGGATCTTTATGACCCTTTTCTCATGAAGGATATGGATGTTGCTGTTGAGCGTATCGACCTAGCAGTTCGTCGTGGTGAAAGCATACTATTCTATGGCGATTACGATGTGGATGGAACTACTGCTGTTTCTCTTATGTACTCCTTTTTCCGAAAACGTTACTCTAAAGTTGGTTTCTATATTCCCGATAGGTATAATGAGGGATATGGCGTTTCGCAGAAAGGAGTTGACTTTGCATTTGAGAACGGCTATTCTCTTGTAGTTTCGCTCGATTGTGGGATTAAAGCCATTGAAAAGGTAAAATACGCAAAGCAGCGAAATATCGATTTCATTATTTGTGACCATCATCTCCCTGGTGATACCATACCCGAAGCAGTTGCTGTACTCGATCCCAAACGACCCGATTGCAAGTATCCCTTTAAGGAACTTTCAGGATGTGGGGTTGGGTTTAAACTTATTCAAGGTTATTGCAAAAAAACAGGTATTCCAGAAGACGAATCCTACCATTATCTTGATTTACTTGCAGTGAGCATTGCTTCCGACATTGTCCCAATAGTCGATGAAAATAGAGTGCTTGCCTATTATGGTCTGGAGAAACTTAATAATAATCCAAGTAGAGGCTTAAAAACCATAATCAGAATAGCCGGTCTCGAAGAGCAAAATATAGGCATTGATGATATAGTTTTCAGGATTGGGCCAAGAATTAATGCTGCTGGTAGAATGGAATCGGGTAATACCGCTGTCGATCTACTTTGTGCTACCAACGATGTTTCTGCCTACGAGGTTGGTGCACTGATTGATTCCTGTAACAACGACCGCAAACATGTTGACCGTTCTATTACACATGAGGCCCTCAGAATGATTGCCAGCGATAAGCGTTTACAACATAGCAATTCAACGGTTCTGTTTAATCCTAACTGGCATAAAGGAGTTGTAGGTATTGTTGCTTCTCGATTAATTGAAACATACTATCGGCCTACTGTTGTTTTAACAAAGTCGGGCGATCTTGCAACTGGTTCGGCTCGATCTGTTCAGGGGTACGACCTCTATCAAGCCATTGAAGCATGTTCCGATTTGCTTGAGAACTTTGGTGGACATATGTATGCTGCTGGTCTAACCATGAAGGTGGATCGGGTTGAAGAATTCAAACAGCGATTCGAAGAGTATGTGAGCAAAACCATTACTCCCGAAATGCTTACCCCTCAAATCGATATCGATGCTAAAATTAGTCTGGATGAAATTAATGATCGGTTTTACAACATACTTCGACAGTTCCAACCGTTTGGACCTGGTAATATGGCACCCGTGTTTGTTAGCGAGGATGTTGTTGATACAGGCGAAGGTCGACTTGTTGGCAGCGAGAAAGAGCATCTAAAGCTAACCCTAATGCAGGATGGGAATAACCAAAAGTACGATGCCATTGCTTTTCAAATGGCAGAATACTACAAACCTATTCACTATGGGCAACCTTTTGATGTTTGTTATACCATTTACGAGAATGTATTTCGTGGAAAAACGACCCTTCAGCTAAGAGTTAAGGATATAAAGATTAAGAGGTAG
- the asnS gene encoding asparagine--tRNA ligase has product MRNSERTKVKLLLDSGVVGTDVAAMGWVRTKRGNKNVVFVALNDGSTIHNIQVVFDMTRFTEDQLKGVTTGACIAVRGKLVESPGSGQRVEIQADSVELLGEADPSTYPLQKKGHSLEFLREIAHLRPRTNTFGAVLRIRHAMAYAIHKYFNDKGFFYIHSPIITGSDAEGAGAMFRVTTLDMNNPPRTEDGKIDWSEDFFGKEAKLTVSGQLEAELGALALSEVYTFGPTFRAENSNTPRHLAEFWMIEPEMAFYDIQDNMDLAEDFLKYLIRYALDNCKDDLEFLNKMWDKELIERLKFVLENPFERLTYTKAIEILESANQKWEFPVFWGADLQSEHERYLVEKHFKKPVILTDYPKEIKAFYMKQNDDGKTVRAMDVLFPKIGEIIGGSQREEEYQKLIKRIHELNIPEKDVWWYLETRKFGSAPHSGFGLGFERLLLFVTGMSNIRDVIPFPRTPNNCEF; this is encoded by the coding sequence ATGAGAAACAGTGAAAGAACCAAGGTGAAATTACTACTCGATAGCGGAGTTGTAGGAACCGATGTAGCTGCCATGGGTTGGGTGCGCACAAAGCGAGGTAATAAAAACGTAGTTTTTGTTGCGTTGAACGATGGTTCAACCATTCATAATATACAGGTGGTTTTCGACATGACACGTTTTACCGAAGACCAGCTAAAAGGGGTAACTACCGGTGCTTGCATTGCGGTTAGAGGTAAACTTGTAGAATCGCCAGGTAGTGGACAGCGTGTTGAGATACAGGCTGATAGTGTAGAGTTATTAGGTGAAGCCGACCCATCAACATACCCTTTACAGAAAAAGGGCCACAGCCTTGAATTCCTTAGGGAGATTGCACACCTGCGCCCTCGGACGAATACTTTTGGAGCCGTGCTTCGTATTAGGCACGCTATGGCTTACGCCATTCACAAATATTTTAACGATAAAGGGTTTTTCTATATTCATTCCCCAATAATAACAGGTTCCGATGCCGAAGGTGCTGGGGCCATGTTTCGCGTTACTACGCTCGATATGAATAACCCACCTCGTACCGAAGATGGTAAAATTGATTGGAGCGAAGATTTCTTTGGCAAGGAGGCTAAACTTACTGTTTCTGGGCAGCTCGAGGCGGAACTTGGTGCGCTAGCCCTTTCCGAAGTTTACACCTTTGGTCCTACTTTCCGTGCCGAAAACTCTAATACACCACGCCACCTTGCTGAGTTCTGGATGATTGAGCCCGAAATGGCATTCTACGACATTCAGGATAACATGGACTTGGCCGAAGATTTTCTTAAGTACCTTATCAGGTATGCTCTTGATAACTGCAAGGATGACTTAGAGTTCCTTAATAAGATGTGGGATAAGGAGCTAATAGAAAGGCTAAAGTTTGTTCTTGAAAATCCATTCGAAAGGTTGACATATACTAAAGCTATTGAAATACTTGAATCTGCAAACCAAAAATGGGAGTTTCCAGTTTTTTGGGGTGCCGACCTGCAATCGGAGCACGAACGTTACCTTGTTGAAAAACACTTCAAAAAACCCGTTATACTTACCGATTATCCTAAGGAGATAAAAGCTTTTTACATGAAGCAAAACGATGACGGGAAAACGGTTCGTGCAATGGATGTGCTCTTCCCTAAAATTGGTGAGATTATTGGTGGTTCACAACGTGAGGAGGAGTATCAGAAACTAATTAAACGAATCCACGAGCTTAACATTCCAGAAAAGGATGTTTGGTGGTATTTGGAAACTCGTAAGTTTGGTTCAGCCCCTCATAGCGGTTTTGGACTTGGCTTTGAGAGGTTACTGCTATTTGTTACCGGTATGAGCAACATACGCGATGTAATCCCATTCCCACGTACACCAAATAACTGTGAATTTTAG
- the grpE gene encoding nucleotide exchange factor GrpE, translating to MSKKTKKEEAKVENEKVEKQQEVISEEAEKDIQEEPKAEDKEEEQPEVDKVAEITSQYEEMKDKYLRLTAEFDNYRKRTLKEKSDILKYAAEEVLKDLLPVIDDLDRALKAVDAAKDIDSVKEGIGLIINKFNDFLKAKGVKEIDALGKELDTDLHEAITKIPVEEEDKKGKIVDVVQKGYMLHDKVMRFSKVVVGE from the coding sequence ATGAGCAAGAAAACAAAAAAGGAAGAGGCTAAAGTAGAAAACGAAAAGGTTGAAAAACAACAGGAAGTAATTTCTGAAGAGGCTGAAAAGGATATTCAGGAGGAGCCTAAAGCTGAAGATAAGGAAGAGGAACAACCGGAAGTTGACAAGGTTGCTGAAATAACATCTCAGTATGAGGAGATGAAGGATAAATATTTACGTCTTACTGCAGAATTTGATAATTACCGTAAACGTACTCTTAAAGAAAAGTCCGATATTCTAAAATATGCTGCCGAAGAGGTTTTAAAAGACCTTTTGCCTGTAATTGATGACCTTGACAGAGCCCTTAAGGCAGTTGATGCTGCCAAGGATATCGATTCTGTTAAGGAGGGAATTGGTTTGATAATCAATAAGTTTAATGATTTTCTGAAAGCAAAAGGTGTAAAGGAAATTGATGCTTTAGGTAAAGAACTCGACACCGATTTACACGAAGCCATTACCAAAATCCCTGTTGAAGAGGAAGACAAAAAAGGTAAAATAGTTGACGTAGTTCAAAAGGGATACATGCTCCACGACAAGGTAATGCGCTTCTCAAAAGTTGTAGTTGGTGAATAA
- a CDS encoding Mrp/NBP35 family ATP-binding protein: MNISSEAVMDILSGVKHPETGADIVSMGMVHGLEVDQHKVSFTLKLTKNNDPFASSIKKAATKTIKERFGEEVEVEIMVVANVEPRVSPLKQKASISKVKNIVAIASGKGGVGKSTIAANLAVAVAKTGAKVGLIDADIYGPSMPKMFNLEHTQPEIVKEDGLELIVPVENYGVKLLSIGFFVDPNSALVWRGPMATSALKQLIHQGAWGELDYLFIDMPPGTSDIHLTLVQEVPVTGAIIVSTPQDVALADAVKGISMFTSQSINVPVLGLVENMAWFTPEELPDNKYYIFGKEGCKKLADRMKLPLLGQIPIVQSIREGGDYGEPVAIHSSIVGKAFDELAKNVIERVEWRNRELPPTKIVNVQHK, encoded by the coding sequence ATGAATATATCATCAGAAGCTGTAATGGATATACTTTCGGGTGTTAAGCATCCCGAAACAGGTGCTGATATTGTTAGCATGGGAATGGTACACGGTTTAGAGGTTGATCAGCATAAAGTATCCTTTACCCTAAAACTAACTAAGAATAACGACCCGTTTGCTTCGTCAATTAAAAAGGCTGCCACCAAAACTATTAAGGAGAGATTTGGCGAGGAGGTTGAAGTAGAAATAATGGTTGTTGCCAATGTTGAACCCCGTGTATCACCATTAAAACAAAAAGCCTCTATCAGCAAGGTTAAGAATATAGTTGCAATTGCTTCCGGTAAAGGTGGGGTTGGAAAATCAACCATCGCTGCAAACCTTGCTGTTGCTGTTGCAAAAACTGGCGCTAAGGTTGGACTTATTGATGCCGATATTTATGGCCCCTCAATGCCCAAGATGTTCAACCTGGAACATACCCAACCTGAAATTGTTAAGGAGGATGGTTTGGAGCTAATTGTTCCTGTTGAGAATTACGGCGTAAAGCTCCTTTCTATTGGTTTCTTTGTCGATCCTAATAGTGCTCTTGTATGGCGCGGCCCAATGGCAACAAGCGCCCTAAAACAGCTAATTCATCAAGGGGCCTGGGGCGAACTCGATTACCTCTTTATCGATATGCCTCCTGGAACAAGTGATATTCACCTTACATTGGTTCAAGAAGTACCTGTTACAGGTGCCATTATTGTTAGCACACCTCAGGATGTTGCACTGGCCGATGCCGTTAAGGGTATTAGCATGTTTACCAGTCAAAGTATCAACGTACCAGTTTTAGGGCTGGTAGAAAACATGGCCTGGTTTACTCCCGAGGAATTACCCGATAATAAGTACTATATTTTTGGCAAAGAGGGTTGTAAAAAGCTGGCCGACCGTATGAAACTACCTTTACTCGGGCAAATTCCAATAGTTCAAAGTATCCGTGAAGGAGGCGATTATGGTGAGCCTGTAGCCATCCATTCATCGATTGTTGGAAAAGCTTTTGACGAGCTAGCTAAAAATGTAATTGAACGCGTTGAATGGCGGAATAGGGAGTTACCCCCAACTAAAATTGTTAATGTTCAGCATAAGTAA
- the lipB gene encoding lipoyl(octanoyl) transferase LipB, translated as MQNVKFHELGTVDYKKAWDFQEKLFDEVTESKLKGDGKLHYLLFCEHPHVYTLGKSGQNANLLIPDEMLKKINASFYHINRGGDITYHGPGQIVAYPIFNLEAFGLTLKQYIHLLEQVIIDCLQEYDIKADRLEGATGVWLDPGVKGRERKICAIGVRASRFVTMHGLAFNVNTNLDYFRYINPCGFVDKGVTSMQVELNRPVDIEEVKEKLLNHFMHRFQFTCERMPISIA; from the coding sequence ATGCAAAACGTAAAGTTTCATGAACTTGGAACGGTTGATTACAAAAAGGCATGGGATTTTCAGGAAAAATTATTTGATGAGGTAACCGAAAGTAAGCTAAAAGGCGATGGCAAATTGCATTACCTGCTTTTTTGCGAACATCCTCATGTTTACACTTTGGGAAAAAGTGGTCAAAACGCCAACCTGTTAATCCCCGATGAGATGCTTAAAAAGATTAATGCATCCTTCTACCACATCAACCGTGGGGGCGATATTACTTATCATGGCCCCGGTCAAATTGTTGCCTATCCTATTTTCAACCTGGAAGCGTTTGGTTTAACACTAAAACAGTACATCCACCTGTTGGAGCAGGTGATTATTGATTGCTTACAGGAGTATGACATCAAAGCCGATAGGCTTGAAGGCGCTACAGGTGTTTGGCTCGATCCAGGCGTAAAGGGGCGCGAGCGCAAAATATGCGCAATTGGTGTTAGAGCTAGCCGATTTGTTACCATGCATGGATTGGCTTTTAACGTTAACACCAACCTCGATTATTTCCGTTATATCAACCCTTGTGGTTTTGTCGATAAAGGGGTTACTTCCATGCAGGTGGAGCTTAACCGCCCGGTAGATATTGAAGAGGTTAAGGAGAAACTTCTTAACCATTTTATGCATCGGTTCCAGTTCACATGCGAGCGAATGCCGATTAGTATCGCTTAA
- a CDS encoding UbiX family flavin prenyltransferase, whose protein sequence is MQKIIVAVTGASGVIYAERIINKLAKLSSSIAEVALVFTENGKKVWEYELKQEPAFNPPVREYDNADMFAPMASGSAGYDAMVIIPCTMGTIGRIAAGTSTDLICRAADVMLKERRKLILVPRELPYNLIHLQNMTTLTQAGAVVIPASPSFYSHPKTIEELTDTVVDRIIEMLGFRIEHYRWGEKSS, encoded by the coding sequence ATGCAAAAAATAATTGTTGCAGTTACGGGTGCAAGTGGAGTAATTTATGCTGAAAGGATAATAAATAAATTAGCTAAACTTTCCTCAAGTATAGCAGAGGTAGCTCTTGTTTTTACCGAGAATGGCAAAAAGGTATGGGAGTATGAGCTAAAGCAGGAACCTGCTTTTAACCCACCTGTTAGGGAGTATGATAATGCCGATATGTTTGCTCCCATGGCATCAGGTTCGGCTGGGTATGATGCTATGGTTATTATACCTTGTACCATGGGAACAATAGGAAGAATTGCTGCTGGTACTAGTACCGATTTAATTTGCCGCGCTGCAGATGTAATGCTAAAGGAACGCCGAAAACTGATACTTGTCCCTAGGGAGTTACCCTATAACCTGATACATCTTCAAAATATGACTACCTTGACTCAGGCGGGAGCAGTAGTGATCCCTGCAAGCCCTTCTTTTTATAGCCACCCAAAAACCATTGAGGAGCTAACAGATACCGTAGTCGATAGAATTATCGAAATGCTAGGATTTAGAATTGAGCACTACCGCTGGGGGGAAAAAAGTAGCTAA
- the dnaJ gene encoding molecular chaperone DnaJ: protein MTTKRDYYEILGVSRNASKEEIKKAYRKMALKYHPDKNPGDKEAEEKFKEAAEAYEVLSDDNKRARYDQFGHAGMGSSAGGGFSHDWTIEDIFSQFGDIFGGHFGSFGGFGGFGGGRSSRRTNRGSDLRVKVKLSLSDIANGVEKKIKVNKYVTCKTCGGTGAENSSSYSTCSTCRGSGYVTRVTNTLLGQMQSTSPCPTCNGEGKVITNKCSACGGEGVVRGEEIITVKIPAGVAEGMQLNVQGKGNAARRGGVSGDLLVMIEEEKHPQLIRDGNDLIYKLNISIPDAILGAPVEIPTVDGKVKIKIEPGTQPGKILRLRGKGLPEVNGYNRGDLLVAVNVYIPKNLSRDEKAVFEKLAKSPNFKPNPNETSNFFERMRGFFE, encoded by the coding sequence ATGACAACTAAAAGAGATTACTACGAAATACTTGGAGTATCTCGTAATGCCTCAAAGGAGGAGATAAAAAAGGCCTACAGGAAGATGGCCTTGAAGTATCATCCCGATAAAAATCCGGGTGATAAGGAGGCAGAGGAAAAGTTTAAGGAGGCTGCCGAGGCTTACGAGGTGCTTAGCGACGATAATAAACGTGCCCGCTACGACCAATTCGGCCATGCTGGCATGGGTAGTAGCGCTGGTGGCGGATTCTCCCATGATTGGACAATTGAGGACATTTTTTCACAATTTGGCGACATCTTTGGTGGACATTTTGGCAGTTTTGGAGGGTTTGGTGGATTTGGCGGAGGGCGTTCGTCCCGCCGTACCAACCGAGGTTCCGACCTTAGGGTCAAAGTTAAGCTCTCGCTTAGCGATATTGCTAATGGCGTTGAGAAGAAAATTAAAGTGAACAAGTACGTAACTTGTAAAACTTGTGGTGGTACAGGAGCCGAGAATAGTTCTTCTTATAGCACCTGCTCAACATGTAGAGGTTCAGGTTATGTAACTCGGGTTACTAACACCCTTCTAGGGCAAATGCAGAGCACATCGCCTTGCCCTACCTGTAATGGAGAGGGAAAAGTCATTACCAATAAGTGTTCTGCCTGTGGTGGCGAAGGTGTTGTTCGTGGCGAGGAGATTATTACCGTTAAAATACCTGCAGGGGTTGCCGAAGGGATGCAACTTAATGTTCAAGGAAAAGGTAATGCTGCCCGCCGTGGAGGAGTTTCTGGCGATTTGCTAGTTATGATTGAAGAGGAAAAGCATCCTCAACTTATTCGTGACGGAAACGACCTAATTTATAAGTTAAATATCAGCATCCCTGATGCTATCTTAGGTGCTCCTGTTGAAATTCCTACTGTTGACGGTAAAGTAAAAATTAAAATTGAACCAGGAACCCAACCCGGGAAAATTCTGCGTTTAAGAGGAAAGGGATTGCCAGAGGTGAATGGCTATAATCGTGGTGATTTGCTGGTTGCGGTTAATGTTTATATTCCTAAGAATTTAAGCCGCGATGAGAAAGCGGTATTTGAAAAATTGGCTAAATCGCCCAACTTTAAGCCAAATCCAAACGAAACCAGTAACTTTTTTGAAAGGATGAGAGGTTTTTTTGAATAG